A genomic window from Chitinophaga pollutisoli includes:
- the ychF gene encoding redox-regulated ATPase YchF, translating into MALQAGIVGLPNVGKSTLFNAVSNSAKAEASNYRFCTIEPNVGLVDVPDERIDKLAELVKPNRTVPTTMEFVDIAGLVKGASKGDGLGNKFLANIREVDAIVHVIRCFEDENILRDEGPINPVADKGIIDTELQLKDLESVEKKIARSEKMAKTGGDPKAKAEFEILKRCQEFLEQGRNIRELGLSKEEKSAIADLFLLTDKPVLYVANVDEASILTGNKFSEALQEAVKAENAEVIIMNNSIEAQISELEDPTDKELFFSEYGLTEPGLNRLIRSAYKLLNLITYFTAGVQEVRAWTIHRGWKAPQAASVIHTDFEKGFIKAEVIGYEDYVKFGSESAARDNGRLRIEGKEYIVSDGDVMHFRFNV; encoded by the coding sequence ATGGCCTTGCAAGCAGGAATTGTCGGTTTACCGAACGTAGGGAAGTCTACCTTGTTTAATGCTGTATCCAACAGCGCGAAAGCCGAAGCGAGCAACTACCGCTTCTGCACCATCGAACCCAATGTGGGGCTGGTGGATGTGCCCGACGAGCGCATCGACAAGCTCGCCGAGCTCGTGAAACCCAACCGCACCGTGCCCACCACGATGGAGTTTGTGGACATCGCCGGCCTCGTAAAAGGCGCCAGCAAGGGTGACGGCCTCGGCAACAAGTTCCTGGCCAACATCCGCGAGGTAGACGCCATCGTGCACGTGATCCGCTGCTTCGAAGACGAGAACATCCTTCGCGACGAAGGCCCCATCAATCCCGTGGCCGACAAAGGCATCATCGATACCGAACTGCAGCTGAAAGACCTCGAAAGCGTGGAGAAGAAAATCGCCCGCAGCGAGAAAATGGCGAAAACCGGCGGCGATCCCAAAGCAAAAGCCGAATTCGAAATCCTCAAACGCTGCCAGGAATTCCTCGAACAAGGCCGCAACATCCGCGAACTCGGTCTCAGCAAAGAAGAAAAATCCGCCATCGCCGATCTCTTCCTGCTGACCGACAAACCCGTGCTTTACGTCGCCAATGTCGACGAAGCGTCCATCCTCACCGGCAACAAATTCTCTGAAGCGCTCCAGGAAGCTGTGAAAGCCGAGAACGCCGAAGTGATTATCATGAACAATTCCATCGAAGCGCAGATAAGCGAGCTGGAAGACCCCACCGACAAGGAGCTTTTCTTCTCCGAGTATGGCCTCACCGAGCCCGGCCTCAACCGCCTGATCCGCTCCGCGTATAAACTCCTCAACCTGATTACGTACTTCACCGCCGGCGTGCAGGAAGTACGCGCCTGGACGATCCACCGCGGCTGGAAAGCCCCGCAGGCCGCCAGCGTGATCCACACCGATTTCGAAAAAGGTTTCATCAAAGCCGAGGTGATCGGTTACGAAGACTATGTGAAATTCGGCTCCGAATCCGCAGCCCGCGACAACGGCCGCCTGCGGATCGAAGGCAAAGAATATATCGTTAGCGACGGCGATGTGATGCATTTCCGTTTCAACGTGTAA
- the metX gene encoding homoserine O-acetyltransferase, with protein MSLQTFHSRQPFTLESGAVLPGIEIAYHTYGTMSPHGDNVVWICHALTANSDVADWWTGLVGEGKVIDPARHFIVCANILGSCYGSSGPLSVNPGTGEPWYRSFPQVTIRDIVHAHILLRKHLGINRIHMLGGGSMGGYQVLEWSLMEPERIGRLFLLCTGAAESAWGIAVHTSQRLAIEADGSWEEPRRDAGAKGLKAARAIGMLTYRNYQTFMAAQSDPDNGKTDNFKASSYIVYQGDKLVRRFNAQSYWTLTKAMDSHNISRQRHTDVATTLRQIEQPTLLIGITSDILCPPEEQMLLARHMHNCIYHEIDSPYGHDGFLIEFEKIGRILREFLGFA; from the coding sequence TTGTCATTGCAGACCTTTCACAGCCGTCAGCCCTTCACGCTGGAATCCGGTGCGGTATTGCCGGGGATTGAGATTGCCTATCACACGTACGGGACCATGAGCCCGCACGGGGATAACGTAGTCTGGATCTGTCATGCCCTTACCGCGAATTCGGATGTGGCGGACTGGTGGACGGGCCTGGTGGGCGAAGGCAAGGTGATTGACCCGGCGCGGCATTTCATTGTGTGCGCCAATATCCTCGGTTCCTGCTACGGCAGTTCCGGGCCGTTGAGTGTGAACCCGGGTACCGGGGAGCCCTGGTACCGGAGTTTTCCCCAGGTCACCATCCGAGATATCGTACACGCGCACATCCTGCTCCGCAAACACCTGGGGATCAACCGGATCCACATGCTCGGCGGCGGTAGCATGGGCGGCTACCAGGTGCTGGAATGGTCGCTCATGGAGCCGGAACGTATCGGCAGGCTGTTTCTCCTTTGCACCGGCGCGGCCGAAAGCGCCTGGGGCATCGCCGTGCATACCTCACAGCGGCTCGCCATCGAGGCAGACGGCAGCTGGGAAGAACCCCGGAGGGACGCGGGCGCCAAGGGGCTGAAAGCCGCCCGCGCTATCGGTATGCTCACGTATCGGAATTACCAGACCTTCATGGCCGCCCAATCCGACCCGGACAATGGCAAAACGGATAACTTCAAAGCTTCTTCCTATATCGTTTACCAGGGCGATAAGCTCGTGCGCCGTTTCAACGCGCAAAGCTACTGGACGCTGACCAAGGCGATGGACAGCCACAATATTTCCCGCCAGCGCCACACCGATGTGGCCACCACCCTGCGCCAGATCGAACAGCCTACCCTCCTGATCGGGATCACGAGCGATATCCTCTGCCCGCCGGAAGAGCAGATGCTGCTGGCCCGCCACATGCATAACTGCATCTACCACGAAATCGATTCTCCCTACGGGCACGACGGCTTCCTGATCGAATTCGAGAAAATCGGCCGGATTCTCCGGGAGTTCCTGGGGTTTGCGTAA
- a CDS encoding OsmC family protein codes for MKIALQRIDDGFNMEAVDEQGHKVLMDSSVENGGKNNGIRPMQMLIMGLGGCSAIDVVMILKKQRQEITDFRIEIEADREKGKEPSLWEKAHIVFHITGKVDADKAVRAVELSMNKYCSVAETLRQGNTQLTWEVKLNQA; via the coding sequence ATGAAGATCGCTTTACAACGCATAGACGACGGGTTCAATATGGAAGCTGTGGACGAGCAGGGTCACAAGGTATTAATGGACTCCTCCGTAGAAAACGGTGGCAAGAACAACGGCATCCGCCCCATGCAGATGCTCATCATGGGCCTCGGCGGATGTTCAGCCATCGATGTGGTGATGATCCTCAAGAAGCAACGCCAGGAAATCACCGATTTCCGGATCGAGATCGAAGCCGACCGCGAGAAGGGAAAAGAGCCGTCGCTCTGGGAAAAAGCGCATATTGTATTTCATATCACAGGCAAAGTGGACGCTGACAAAGCCGTCCGCGCCGTGGAACTTTCCATGAACAAATACTGCTCCGTAGCCGAAACCCTGCGCCAGGGCAATACGCAGCTGACCTGGGAAGTGAAACTGAACCAAGCCTGA
- a CDS encoding TonB-dependent receptor, with product MKVCRQSLCLLAALLVFFCHNALAQTQHTINGTVTDATTRQALPGVTVSVKGANAGGVTNQNGEFSVRTTQRLPMTLVFSYVGYKPVEQTVTDPSVSVNVQLTSTEILGQEVVVSANRTAQSILDAPVSIEKLDSRTIKASPAPTFYDALANMKGVELSTQSLTFKSVNTRGFNSNGNTRMLQLIDGMDNQAPGLNFSVGNIVGITELDMDNVEVLPGAASALYGPNALNGIVLLNSKSPFQYQGLSANIKSGILSDGGRSKGTTGYYDVAVRYAKAINDKFAFKVNLGYIKADDWQAYDDRDQSLLNGYDLKSGNRSNPGYNGVNIYGDETNVNMYQGLKGTAFTPGNPLSDGILAISGATGGLITPQQIYQAFMPDSARSFVSRTGYNERDLADYETKNLKANVALHYKFNTNLELLAQGSYGTGTTVYTGADRYSIKNFRMGQYKIELRADNFYVRAYTTQERSGDSYAVGTLGQGINEAWSPSREKWFPEYFGNYATQGFGTFATTFQQALQGGQSPAQAFATATAAAKNGSPAFHMAAREFADQDRLMPGTQGFKDAADKIKSKPIPGDANGVGARFMDKTNLYQGEFMYNFKNQISFMELMVGGNYRVYALNSDKTLFALDDNGDEFRINEYGGYVQVGKKLLEDNLKLSAALRYDKNENFEGQFSPRLSAVYTFLKNHNVRASFQTGFRIPHCQDQYIDLLTPQARLLGGLPFLRERYGLNGPNVFSLESIQAGAPKQYNFREFKPEKVEAFEIGYKALISSKLLIDAYVYTNTFKNFNGSQVLVKVTPAGQEVYSVPVNFEKNIKSWGWALGLDYRLPSNFTFGGNVSYNRLLDEESLGGFQAMYNTPRYRYNINFGNRNIARSNFGFNVSWRWQEAFVWSSSFVGPLVRVNNLGEMPAIGALDAQVSYLFVQPKITLKIGGANLTGNKYIQSWGNPTVGTQAYASIGYNL from the coding sequence ATGAAAGTATGTAGACAAAGTTTATGCTTATTGGCCGCTTTGCTGGTATTCTTTTGCCACAATGCCCTGGCCCAGACCCAACACACCATCAACGGAACCGTAACAGACGCCACCACCCGGCAGGCCCTGCCTGGTGTTACTGTATCGGTAAAAGGAGCCAATGCAGGCGGGGTAACGAATCAAAACGGCGAGTTCTCCGTTCGCACCACCCAACGGCTACCCATGACGCTGGTGTTTTCTTATGTAGGTTATAAGCCGGTCGAGCAAACGGTAACGGATCCTTCCGTATCAGTGAACGTGCAACTGACTTCTACGGAAATTTTGGGGCAGGAAGTGGTGGTATCGGCCAACCGTACCGCCCAGAGTATCCTGGACGCGCCTGTTTCTATCGAAAAGCTGGACAGCAGGACCATCAAAGCCTCCCCCGCTCCTACTTTCTATGATGCGCTGGCCAATATGAAAGGTGTGGAACTGAGCACCCAGAGCCTTACTTTCAAATCCGTCAATACCCGCGGTTTCAACAGTAACGGTAACACGCGCATGTTGCAGCTGATTGATGGTATGGACAACCAGGCTCCCGGCCTCAATTTCTCCGTGGGCAACATCGTGGGCATCACCGAGCTGGATATGGACAACGTGGAAGTACTGCCCGGCGCGGCTTCGGCGCTCTACGGCCCGAACGCCCTCAATGGTATCGTGCTCCTGAACAGCAAAAGCCCCTTCCAGTACCAGGGCCTCAGCGCCAATATCAAGTCCGGCATCCTGAGCGACGGCGGCCGGAGCAAAGGCACCACCGGATATTATGATGTGGCGGTGCGTTATGCCAAAGCCATCAACGACAAGTTCGCGTTTAAAGTGAACCTGGGATATATCAAAGCGGACGACTGGCAGGCTTATGACGACCGCGACCAGAGCCTGCTCAACGGTTACGACCTCAAATCCGGCAACCGCAGCAACCCCGGTTACAACGGCGTCAATATTTACGGCGACGAAACGAACGTCAATATGTACCAGGGCCTGAAAGGCACCGCCTTTACGCCCGGCAACCCGCTGTCGGACGGCATCCTGGCTATTTCCGGCGCCACCGGTGGCCTCATTACCCCGCAGCAAATCTACCAGGCATTTATGCCCGACAGCGCGCGCTCTTTCGTTTCCCGTACGGGGTACAACGAGCGCGATCTGGCCGATTACGAGACCAAGAATCTGAAAGCTAACGTGGCGCTGCATTACAAATTCAACACCAACCTGGAATTGCTCGCACAAGGGAGTTATGGTACAGGAACCACGGTATACACCGGGGCCGACCGTTATTCCATCAAGAATTTCCGGATGGGGCAATATAAAATCGAACTGAGGGCCGATAATTTCTATGTTCGCGCTTACACCACGCAGGAGCGCTCCGGCGATTCCTACGCCGTGGGTACGCTCGGCCAGGGGATCAACGAAGCCTGGAGCCCCAGCCGTGAAAAATGGTTCCCGGAGTACTTCGGCAACTACGCAACACAAGGTTTTGGCACTTTCGCCACCACCTTCCAGCAGGCTTTACAGGGTGGGCAGAGTCCCGCGCAAGCTTTCGCCACAGCTACCGCAGCTGCGAAAAACGGCAGCCCTGCGTTCCACATGGCAGCGCGGGAGTTTGCTGACCAGGACCGCCTCATGCCCGGCACACAAGGGTTCAAAGACGCTGCCGACAAAATCAAAAGCAAACCCATCCCTGGCGATGCCAATGGCGTGGGCGCGCGGTTCATGGACAAAACAAACCTCTACCAGGGCGAGTTCATGTACAACTTCAAGAACCAGATCAGCTTCATGGAACTGATGGTCGGTGGTAATTACCGCGTGTATGCCCTCAACTCCGATAAGACGCTTTTCGCGCTGGATGATAACGGCGACGAGTTCCGCATCAATGAATACGGCGGTTATGTACAAGTCGGCAAAAAACTCCTGGAAGACAACCTGAAACTGAGCGCGGCATTGCGATACGACAAGAACGAAAACTTTGAGGGACAGTTCAGCCCCCGTTTATCGGCTGTGTATACTTTCCTCAAGAACCACAACGTGCGCGCATCGTTCCAGACCGGTTTCCGCATTCCACACTGCCAGGACCAGTACATCGACCTGCTGACGCCGCAGGCCCGCCTGCTCGGCGGCCTCCCCTTCCTGCGCGAGCGCTACGGCCTCAACGGTCCCAATGTCTTCTCACTGGAATCCATCCAGGCAGGCGCGCCCAAGCAATATAACTTCCGGGAATTCAAGCCCGAGAAAGTGGAAGCCTTCGAAATTGGCTATAAGGCGCTGATCAGCAGCAAACTGCTCATCGACGCATATGTGTATACCAATACCTTCAAGAACTTCAACGGCAGCCAGGTGCTCGTGAAAGTGACGCCGGCTGGTCAGGAAGTGTACAGCGTACCTGTGAACTTCGAGAAAAATATCAAATCCTGGGGATGGGCGCTGGGCCTGGATTACCGCCTGCCCTCCAACTTCACCTTCGGCGGCAACGTGTCTTACAACCGGCTGTTGGACGAAGAATCGCTCGGCGGCTTCCAGGCGATGTACAACACGCCGCGCTACCGTTACAACATCAACTTCGGCAACCGCAACATCGCGCGGAGCAACTTCGGGTTCAACGTGTCCTGGCGCTGGCAGGAAGCCTTTGTTTGGTCTTCCTCGTTCGTGGGCCCGCTGGTGCGCGTGAACAACCTCGGCGAGATGCCCGCCATCGGCGCGCTCGACGCACAGGTGTCTTACCTTTTTGTGCAACCGAAAATCACGCTTAAAATCGGCGGCGCGAACCTGACCGGGAATAAATACATCCAGTCCTGGGGCAACCCCACGGTGGGGACGCAGGCCTATGCCTCCATCGGTTACAACCTGTAA